Proteins encoded within one genomic window of Novosphingobium sp. 9U:
- a CDS encoding flagellar basal body rod protein FlgF, protein MDRLVYTAVSGMNASMVRERMIASNMANAQTIGFKAEVLQAQSVTLNGPQLDVRSMNRSEVKGASMKEGAIVQTGRPLDVAMTGDTMLAVQSVDGNEAYTRRGDLTVSITGVVENGEGLPVLGESGPLMVPPGSMVSISQDGSVLVTDPTQPEQQPAKIDRLKLVSTKGSPLEKDLAGVFRVPGGGVLPVDDNAKVIPEAVEQSNVNSSEVLVDMIEAQRLFDLRTKLVSTAKELDEGSSKLMRLD, encoded by the coding sequence ATGGACCGGCTCGTCTACACCGCCGTCTCGGGCATGAACGCGTCGATGGTGCGGGAACGCATGATCGCCAGCAACATGGCCAACGCGCAGACCATCGGCTTCAAGGCCGAGGTCCTGCAAGCGCAGTCCGTTACTCTGAACGGACCGCAGCTGGACGTGCGTTCGATGAACCGGTCCGAGGTCAAGGGCGCCTCCATGAAGGAGGGCGCGATCGTTCAGACCGGCCGCCCGCTCGATGTCGCCATGACCGGCGACACGATGCTGGCGGTGCAGTCGGTCGACGGCAACGAGGCCTACACCCGCCGCGGCGACCTGACCGTCTCGATCACCGGTGTGGTCGAAAACGGCGAAGGCCTGCCGGTGCTGGGCGAGAGCGGCCCGCTGATGGTGCCTCCCGGCTCCATGGTCTCGATCTCGCAGGACGGCTCGGTGCTGGTTACCGATCCGACCCAGCCCGAGCAGCAGCCTGCCAAGATCGACCGGCTCAAGCTGGTGAGCACCAAGGGCTCGCCGCTCGAGAAGGACCTGGCGGGCGTGTTCCGCGTGCCCGGCGGCGGCGTGCTGCCGGTGGACGACAATGCCAAGGTGATCCCCGAGGCGGTCGAACAATCCAACGTCAATTCATCCGAAGTCCTGGTCGACATGATCGAGGCGCAGCGCCTGTTCGATCTGCGCACCAAGCTCGTCTCGACCGCCAAGGAGCTCGACGAAGGCTCGTCCAAGCTCATGCGCCTCGACTGA
- a CDS encoding transglycosylase SLT domain-containing protein: MPDTPYLGASAAAAIAGNGTPVRAAIARAAQATGVDFNYLLAQAKIESSLNPSAKAGTSSAAGLYQFTNGTWLQTLDRHGAEHGLGWAGDAISGGRITDPSVRAQIMALRYDPNASALMAGELAADSRAELATALGREPDAAELYLGHFLGIGGATSFLTTLASDPNASAARILPQAAAANRSIFYGPGGARSVSGVMDLIRGRVAGAMESGSAELWASAAPGASEYASASYSAAPGFNLPVGGPIAQEFHSAQAAMPSAPAMTTRSMAETLNDSFGGTAPGAPAHVRDAYAKLARFGL; encoded by the coding sequence TTGCCCGATACACCCTATCTTGGCGCCTCAGCCGCCGCTGCCATCGCCGGGAACGGCACACCCGTGCGCGCCGCGATTGCGCGGGCGGCGCAGGCAACCGGCGTCGACTTCAACTACTTGCTCGCCCAAGCCAAGATCGAGTCGAGCCTCAACCCTTCGGCCAAGGCCGGCACGTCCAGCGCGGCGGGGCTGTACCAGTTCACCAATGGCACCTGGCTGCAGACGCTCGACCGCCACGGCGCCGAGCATGGCCTGGGCTGGGCCGGCGATGCGATCTCCGGCGGGCGGATCACCGACCCCAGTGTGCGTGCGCAGATCATGGCGCTGCGCTACGATCCCAATGCCTCGGCACTGATGGCGGGCGAGCTGGCCGCGGATAGCCGCGCCGAACTCGCCACCGCACTTGGCCGTGAGCCCGATGCTGCCGAGCTGTACCTCGGCCACTTCCTGGGCATCGGCGGTGCGACTTCGTTCCTGACCACGCTCGCCAGCGATCCCAACGCCAGCGCTGCGAGAATCCTGCCGCAAGCCGCCGCTGCCAACCGCTCCATCTTCTACGGACCCGGCGGCGCACGCAGCGTCTCTGGCGTCATGGACCTGATCCGTGGGCGTGTCGCGGGTGCGATGGAGAGCGGAAGTGCAGAGCTGTGGGCGTCCGCTGCGCCGGGTGCGTCGGAATATGCCTCGGCAAGCTACTCCGCCGCGCCCGGCTTCAACCTGCCGGTCGGTGGCCCGATTGCGCAGGAGTTCCACTCGGCGCAAGCCGCGATGCCGAGCGCACCCGCAATGACGACCCGCTCGATGGCCGAGACCCTCAACGACTCCTTCGGCGGCACTGCGCCGGGCGCTCCGGCGCATGTGCGTGACGCTTATGCCAAGCTTGCGAGGTTCGGCTTGTGA
- a CDS encoding flagellar biosynthesis protein FlhA: MNLLNRISGGASLALPAGILILIVLMIVPVPAIVLDVSFVLNIALSVAILMAAMNATKPLDFSSFPSVLLFATLLRLALNVASTRVVLVHGHEGESAAGMVIESFGAFLIGGNFAVGIFVFLILMIINMVVVTKGAGRVSEVSARFTLDALPGKQMAIDADLAAGLMTADEAKARRREVATEADFYGSMDGASKFVKGDAVAALLILGVNIIAGFCLGMISHGLSAGEAAQHYITLAIGDALVAQVPSLLLSIAAAVIVTRVSDQRDLAGQIGGQFAAPSTWLPVAVVLGAIGMIPAMPQVIFLPAAGIAGWIWHSLRKRANKPVVVIEPIAAELPDPGRIVLEDVSDHTLVTIELGYGLVQLVDERKGSPLIARITGVRKQLSQTFGFIVPQFRVRDALDMAPNDYRIVLGGVTLGGATIRADRILAIDAGEARPTHTLRGDATRDPSFGCPALWIDPTARDHAVAEGFLTVDAGTVIATHLNQLLAERPQDLLGPDEVKTLIEGVKEHSAGLVETIHPAPLSLAAITRVLRALLEDGIPIGHPLPILASLSRGVMQTVEHERLVELVRADLGPLIVGRICPPHERLPVLTLDAGLEAAIVQGMHDPVTGQPVIEPDLARMIGERIANLAASRGANAGPLALVVQPRARRVLAALLRMRAPSCLVISISELPPTQPIEVVDVIGAAPAAPSLPEPHIIESMDMAA; the protein is encoded by the coding sequence GTGAACTTGCTGAACCGCATTTCCGGCGGCGCCTCGCTGGCCCTGCCCGCCGGCATCCTGATCCTGATCGTGCTGATGATCGTGCCGGTGCCCGCGATCGTGCTCGACGTCTCTTTCGTGCTTAACATCGCGCTCTCGGTCGCCATCCTGATGGCGGCGATGAACGCGACCAAGCCGCTCGACTTCTCCTCGTTCCCCTCCGTCCTCCTGTTCGCGACCCTGCTGCGCTTGGCCCTGAACGTCGCCTCGACCCGTGTCGTGCTGGTTCACGGCCACGAGGGCGAGAGCGCGGCGGGCATGGTGATCGAAAGCTTCGGCGCCTTCCTGATCGGCGGCAACTTCGCCGTCGGCATTTTCGTGTTCCTGATCCTGATGATCATCAACATGGTGGTGGTCACCAAGGGCGCGGGCCGCGTGTCCGAAGTCTCGGCACGCTTCACCCTCGACGCCTTGCCCGGCAAGCAGATGGCGATCGACGCCGACTTGGCCGCCGGCCTGATGACCGCCGACGAAGCCAAGGCCCGCCGCCGCGAAGTGGCGACCGAGGCGGACTTCTACGGCTCGATGGACGGTGCCAGCAAGTTCGTGAAGGGCGACGCCGTCGCCGCGCTGCTGATCCTGGGCGTCAACATCATCGCCGGCTTCTGCCTCGGCATGATCAGCCACGGCCTCTCCGCCGGCGAGGCCGCGCAGCACTACATCACCCTCGCCATTGGCGACGCGCTGGTGGCGCAGGTGCCCTCGCTGCTGCTCTCGATCGCCGCCGCCGTGATCGTTACCCGCGTGTCCGACCAGCGCGACTTGGCCGGCCAGATCGGCGGGCAGTTCGCAGCGCCGAGCACCTGGTTGCCGGTGGCCGTCGTGCTCGGCGCGATCGGCATGATCCCGGCGATGCCGCAGGTGATCTTCCTTCCTGCCGCCGGCATTGCCGGGTGGATCTGGCACTCCTTGCGCAAGCGCGCGAACAAGCCGGTCGTCGTCATCGAGCCGATCGCCGCCGAACTGCCCGACCCCGGCCGCATCGTGCTGGAGGACGTATCCGACCACACGCTGGTCACCATCGAGCTCGGCTACGGCCTCGTCCAGCTGGTGGACGAGCGCAAGGGATCGCCGCTGATCGCCCGCATCACCGGCGTGCGTAAGCAGCTCTCGCAGACTTTCGGCTTCATCGTGCCGCAGTTCCGTGTCCGCGATGCATTGGACATGGCGCCCAACGACTATCGTATCGTGCTGGGCGGCGTGACGTTGGGTGGCGCCACCATCCGCGCCGACCGCATCCTCGCGATCGACGCCGGGGAGGCGCGCCCGACCCATACGCTCCGCGGGGACGCCACGCGTGACCCCAGCTTCGGCTGCCCGGCGCTGTGGATTGATCCCACTGCGCGCGATCATGCCGTGGCCGAGGGCTTTCTCACCGTCGACGCCGGCACCGTCATCGCCACGCACTTGAACCAGCTGCTGGCAGAGCGCCCGCAGGACCTGCTCGGCCCGGACGAGGTCAAGACGTTGATCGAGGGGGTGAAGGAGCATTCCGCTGGCCTCGTCGAGACGATCCACCCCGCCCCGCTCAGCCTGGCCGCGATCACCCGCGTCCTGCGCGCGCTGCTGGAGGATGGTATCCCGATCGGCCATCCGCTGCCGATCCTCGCCTCGCTCAGCCGCGGCGTGATGCAGACGGTCGAGCACGAGCGCCTGGTCGAACTGGTCCGCGCCGACCTTGGCCCGCTGATCGTCGGCCGCATCTGCCCGCCGCACGAGCGCTTGCCGGTGCTGACGCTCGACGCCGGGCTCGAGGCCGCGATCGTTCAGGGCATGCACGATCCCGTCACCGGTCAGCCGGTGATCGAGCCCGACCTCGCCCGCATGATCGGCGAGCGGATTGCCAACCTGGCCGCCTCTCGCGGTGCCAATGCCGGGCCGCTGGCGCTCGTCGTCCAGCCCCGCGCTCGCCGCGTACTTGCCGCCCTGCTGCGGATGCGCGCGCCCTCCTGCCTCGTCATCTCGATCTCGGAACTGCCGCCGACGCAGCCGATCGAGGTGGTCGACGTCATCGGCGCCGCTCCGGCCGCGCCTTCGCTCCCTGAACCGCACATCATCGAATCCATGGACATGGCCGCATGA
- a CDS encoding flagellar hook assembly protein FlgD, translating into MTVSSVFSNYSTTSTAAKTDTSSSKGGLASLGANDFIKLMTAQMQQQDPTDPVDQKQMLSQMAQFSTLANSTEMGSTLSAIAGKLDVLISKTAANNSTAS; encoded by the coding sequence ATGACCGTCAGCTCCGTATTCTCGAACTACTCGACCACGTCGACCGCGGCGAAGACGGACACGTCCTCGTCGAAGGGCGGCCTCGCCTCGCTCGGCGCAAACGACTTCATCAAGCTGATGACGGCGCAGATGCAGCAGCAGGACCCAACCGATCCGGTGGACCAGAAGCAGATGCTTTCGCAGATGGCGCAGTTCTCCACGCTCGCCAACAGCACGGAAATGGGCAGCACGCTGAGCGCCATCGCCGGCAAGCTCGACGTGCTGATCTCCAAGACCGCAGCCAACAACTCCACCGCTTCTTAA
- a CDS encoding flagellar basal body L-ring protein FlgH, which translates to MPAPFRNMVRMAGAIAAAAAISAVLPDPAAAKKAPKPSGFEATLPVEAAPLPANGSIFQASYGYAALYEGNRARRIGDPVTIRLVESTTASKSVNSKSNKGGDASITPPSSGPLSFLNPNALNASSSSTFNGQGNAGQTSSLSSTLAVTIAEVRPNGTALVRGEKQMMLSQGDEWVRFSGIVRLVDIDADNIVLSTRIADAKMEYSGKGALQRASKQGWLGRFFNIISPF; encoded by the coding sequence ATGCCTGCCCCATTCCGCAACATGGTGCGCATGGCCGGCGCCATCGCTGCAGCTGCCGCGATCAGCGCCGTGCTGCCCGATCCCGCCGCGGCCAAGAAGGCGCCCAAGCCGTCGGGCTTCGAAGCCACCCTGCCCGTCGAGGCCGCGCCGCTGCCGGCGAACGGTTCGATCTTCCAGGCGAGCTACGGCTATGCCGCGCTGTACGAGGGCAACCGAGCACGCCGCATCGGCGATCCGGTAACGATCCGCCTGGTCGAGAGCACCACCGCCTCAAAGTCGGTAAATTCCAAAAGTAACAAGGGCGGAGACGCCTCGATCACGCCGCCCTCATCAGGACCGTTATCGTTTCTTAACCCTAATGCCCTTAATGCTTCCTCGTCCTCGACGTTCAACGGACAGGGCAATGCGGGGCAGACGAGCAGCCTTTCGTCGACGCTTGCAGTGACCATCGCCGAGGTTCGGCCGAACGGCACCGCACTGGTCAGGGGTGAGAAGCAGATGATGTTGAGCCAGGGCGATGAATGGGTGCGGTTCTCCGGCATCGTGCGCCTCGTCGACATCGACGCGGACAACATCGTGCTCTCCACGCGCATCGCCGACGCCAAGATGGAATATTCGGGCAAGGGCGCGCTGCAGCGGGCGAGCAAGCAGGGCTGGCTCGGCCGTTTCTTCAACATCATTTCGCCGTTCTGA
- a CDS encoding sigma-70 family RNA polymerase sigma factor, translating into MKLDHSPFASSRRIAGAYGGGDVADRVRRFLPMVRRLAWHVNGTGRPGIELEDLVQAGLVALTECAQKHAGPTEDGFAAYAKMRVRGAMVDLIRRTIPMSRGASERSRTLRDKEAELRGKLGREPLAHELAAAMGIDEAHLALLRDTSQPLRFDSIDEVYSDQDGAFADQTPDSLTLLQDEETRGAVIQAIADLPERLRLIISLYFVEELNLAEIAQVLQVSIPRVHQLKAQALAKLREALEGVADVM; encoded by the coding sequence ATGAAGCTAGACCATTCGCCTTTCGCCTCTTCTCGCCGCATCGCCGGAGCCTATGGCGGCGGTGATGTCGCCGACCGGGTTCGCCGGTTCCTGCCGATGGTGCGCCGCCTCGCCTGGCACGTGAACGGCACCGGGCGCCCCGGCATCGAGCTGGAGGACCTGGTCCAGGCCGGCCTCGTCGCCCTGACCGAGTGCGCGCAGAAGCACGCTGGTCCCACCGAGGACGGATTTGCCGCCTATGCCAAGATGCGTGTGCGCGGGGCGATGGTGGACCTCATCCGCCGCACCATCCCGATGTCGCGCGGCGCTTCGGAGCGCAGCCGCACCTTGCGCGACAAGGAAGCAGAGCTGCGCGGGAAACTGGGCCGCGAGCCGCTGGCGCACGAACTCGCCGCCGCAATGGGTATCGACGAGGCGCATCTCGCCTTGCTGCGCGACACCAGCCAGCCGCTGCGCTTCGACTCGATTGACGAGGTCTATTCCGACCAGGACGGCGCCTTTGCCGACCAGACGCCGGACAGCCTCACGCTGCTGCAGGACGAGGAGACCCGCGGCGCAGTGATCCAAGCCATCGCCGACTTGCCCGAGCGGCTGCGGCTGATCATCTCGCTCTACTTCGTCGAGGAGCTGAACCTCGCCGAGATCGCACAAGTGCTGCAGGTCTCGATCCCGCGCGTGCATCAGCTGAAGGCGCAAGCCTTGGCCAAGCTGCGTGAGGCGCTGGAGGGTGTCGCGGACGTGATGTGA
- the flgC gene encoding flagellar basal body rod protein FlgC, translating to MPGTIFDVAQRGMSAQLVRMNAAASNLANAGTVTGSEAEAYRPIRAVFAEDLDRATGMASVKVQGVVRENAAAIRQHDPDHPLADANGDVWTAPVDENAEMVEMLESSRQYQNMVEALSTAKQLMLETMRLK from the coding sequence ATGCCCGGCACAATCTTCGACGTCGCCCAGCGCGGCATGTCCGCGCAGCTGGTGCGCATGAACGCGGCCGCGTCCAACCTCGCCAACGCGGGCACAGTGACCGGCAGCGAAGCCGAAGCCTACCGCCCGATCCGCGCCGTCTTCGCAGAGGACCTCGATCGCGCGACGGGCATGGCCTCGGTCAAGGTGCAGGGCGTGGTGCGCGAGAATGCCGCGGCGATCCGCCAGCACGATCCCGACCATCCGCTGGCCGATGCCAATGGCGACGTCTGGACCGCCCCGGTCGATGAGAACGCCGAGATGGTCGAGATGCTCGAAAGCTCGCGCCAGTACCAGAACATGGTGGAGGCACTCTCCACCGCCAAGCAACTCATGCTCGAAACGATGAGGCTCAAATGA
- a CDS encoding flagellar protein FlgN, protein MSIFQTLPAATLRDQLRQMLAVLEEERQALAGLDVDALMGAANDKNSLCGSLEDCAGAVLDDECRGMLEAARRLNEVNRQVRNLVAANVTARLNALTGTPQLYRAGPQYAYMGTRG, encoded by the coding sequence GTGAGCATTTTCCAGACCTTGCCGGCGGCAACCTTGCGCGACCAGCTGCGGCAGATGCTTGCCGTCCTGGAAGAGGAACGGCAGGCGCTTGCCGGTCTGGACGTCGACGCGCTGATGGGCGCGGCGAACGACAAGAACTCGCTGTGCGGCTCGCTCGAGGATTGCGCGGGCGCGGTGCTGGATGACGAATGCCGCGGCATGCTCGAAGCCGCGCGTCGGCTGAACGAGGTCAATCGTCAGGTGCGCAACTTGGTCGCGGCCAACGTTACGGCGCGGCTCAACGCACTAACCGGCACGCCCCAGCTTTACCGCGCCGGCCCGCAGTACGCCTACATGGGCACGCGCGGCTGA
- a CDS encoding flagellar hook-basal body protein, whose amino-acid sequence MSYYTSISGLKNAQTDLNVISHNIANAETNGFKKSRVEFADIVASSSFTNPKQQQGIGSAVDSITQNFAIGPVEQTGSALDVAITGDGFFEIKAPGGQTMFTRNGSFAVDENGFIHDGSGNRLQAFAGTTTTGDPADIQIPPTAGTATFTGVTISPKGAVTASYSDGTNTQVGTIALATFIAPSGLKQVGSSNWTQTGLSGAPTFGAPDTGANGALLSGSIEHSNVDVAEELVNLITAQRYFQANAKAIDTATQISQTIIGLRS is encoded by the coding sequence ATGTCCTATTACACTTCGATCAGCGGGCTGAAGAACGCCCAAACCGACCTCAACGTCATCAGCCACAACATAGCCAATGCCGAGACCAACGGCTTCAAGAAGTCGCGCGTGGAGTTTGCCGACATCGTCGCGAGTTCTTCGTTCACCAATCCCAAACAGCAGCAGGGCATCGGCTCGGCCGTCGACTCAATCACGCAGAACTTTGCGATCGGTCCGGTCGAGCAGACCGGCTCGGCGCTCGACGTCGCAATCACCGGCGACGGCTTCTTCGAGATCAAGGCGCCAGGCGGCCAGACCATGTTCACGCGCAACGGCTCGTTCGCGGTGGACGAGAACGGCTTTATCCATGACGGTTCGGGCAACCGCCTGCAGGCCTTCGCCGGCACCACCACCACCGGCGATCCGGCCGACATCCAGATCCCGCCGACCGCCGGCACGGCCACCTTCACCGGCGTCACCATCAGCCCCAAGGGGGCGGTAACCGCATCCTATTCGGACGGCACCAACACGCAGGTCGGCACCATCGCACTGGCGACCTTCATTGCGCCGTCCGGCCTCAAGCAGGTCGGCAGCTCGAACTGGACGCAGACCGGTCTTTCCGGCGCTCCCACCTTCGGCGCCCCCGACACCGGCGCCAACGGCGCGCTGCTCTCGGGCTCGATCGAGCACTCGAACGTCGATGTGGCCGAGGAGCTGGTGAACCTGATCACCGCGCAGCGCTACTTCCAGGCGAACGCCAAGGCGATCGATACCGCGACTCAGATCTCGCAGACCATCATCGGCCTGCGTTCGTAA
- the flgB gene encoding flagellar basal body rod protein FlgB — protein sequence MSDSLFGIHAAALELRSQRMGMIASNIANAATPGYKAKDIDFKAALAASQKSTGGDTDTAAKGAVLYRTPVMPSMDGNTVELQNEQLAFSENAVGYSTTLEFIRSRVDTITRAMKGD from the coding sequence ATGAGCGATAGCCTGTTCGGCATCCATGCCGCCGCTCTTGAACTGCGCTCGCAGCGCATGGGCATGATCGCCAGCAACATCGCCAATGCCGCGACCCCTGGCTACAAGGCCAAGGACATCGACTTCAAGGCCGCGCTCGCCGCGAGCCAGAAGAGCACCGGCGGCGACACCGACACGGCGGCCAAGGGCGCGGTGCTCTATCGTACGCCGGTGATGCCTTCGATGGACGGCAACACCGTCGAACTGCAGAACGAGCAGCTCGCGTTCTCCGAGAACGCGGTGGGCTATTCCACCACGCTCGAGTTCATCCGCAGCCGCGTCGACACGATCACGCGCGCGATGAAGGGCGACTAA
- a CDS encoding MotA/TolQ/ExbB proton channel family protein has product MHVESLIDPLSATIVVGGTLVATFLRCGLADCRTAIGALFALRKPRFNAERARGELATHVQAIRRDGLVRAQSHHFGDPEFDEACDAMAQSHSLTALRDAHRSHRTKRQERARHAVDTFAQAAELAPVFGLAGTLISLSQLPSGGAASGDFTGAIGMAVLTTLYGLLLGNIVFAPLARVVERAAQAEERERQGVVDWLEAQIAPAVPKLHETAPVPSAKQVRA; this is encoded by the coding sequence ATGCATGTCGAAAGCCTGATCGATCCGCTGTCCGCCACCATCGTGGTCGGCGGTACGCTGGTGGCGACGTTCTTGCGCTGCGGCCTGGCCGATTGCCGCACTGCCATCGGTGCGCTGTTCGCGCTCAGGAAACCGCGCTTCAACGCCGAACGCGCGCGCGGAGAGCTGGCGACGCATGTCCAGGCGATCCGCCGCGACGGCCTGGTCCGCGCGCAGTCGCATCACTTCGGCGACCCGGAGTTCGACGAAGCCTGCGACGCCATGGCCCAGTCGCACTCGCTGACCGCGCTGCGCGATGCGCACCGCAGCCATCGAACCAAGCGCCAGGAGCGCGCGCGCCATGCCGTCGACACCTTTGCGCAAGCGGCAGAGCTGGCGCCGGTCTTCGGCCTCGCCGGCACGCTCATCTCGCTGAGCCAACTGCCGTCCGGCGGCGCGGCGAGCGGCGACTTCACCGGCGCCATCGGTATGGCGGTGCTGACCACGCTTTATGGCCTGCTGCTGGGCAACATCGTGTTCGCCCCGCTCGCCCGGGTCGTCGAGCGTGCTGCGCAAGCCGAGGAGCGCGAGCGGCAGGGCGTCGTCGACTGGCTCGAAGCGCAGATCGCGCCTGCCGTTCCCAAGCTGCACGAAACCGCACCGGTCCCCTCGGCCAAGCAGGTGCGCGCCTGA
- the flgG gene encoding flagellar basal-body rod protein FlgG encodes MPTSALHVARTGLEAQDQRMRVIANNLANVSTTGFKRDRANFATLAYQNARVAGAQSSTETAYATGLNLGTGVGLQSTTRIETQGTMEQTDRSYDMALDGDGYFQVQLPGGQLGYTRAGNFSLTQDGQVVTTQGYPLQPPINVPQGTTSITISQDGTVSATVTGQAESQDLGQITIASFTNPAGLQAASDNFLMETSASGPAQIGIAGEEGRGHIRQGMLEGSNVNIVEEMVDMIETQRAYEINSKMISSVDEMLRNANQTL; translated from the coding sequence ATGCCAACCTCCGCCCTTCACGTCGCCCGCACCGGCCTGGAAGCCCAGGACCAGCGCATGCGGGTCATCGCCAACAACCTGGCGAACGTTTCCACCACCGGGTTCAAGCGCGACCGCGCCAACTTCGCGACGCTGGCCTACCAGAACGCGCGCGTCGCCGGCGCGCAGTCCTCGACCGAGACGGCTTACGCGACCGGCCTGAACCTGGGCACCGGTGTCGGCCTGCAGTCGACCACGCGCATCGAGACGCAAGGGACGATGGAGCAGACCGACCGCTCCTACGACATGGCGCTGGACGGCGACGGCTACTTCCAGGTGCAGCTGCCCGGTGGACAGCTGGGCTACACCCGCGCCGGCAACTTCTCGCTGACGCAAGATGGCCAGGTGGTGACGACGCAGGGCTACCCGCTGCAGCCGCCGATCAACGTGCCCCAGGGCACGACCTCGATCACGATCAGCCAGGACGGGACCGTCTCGGCAACCGTGACCGGCCAGGCCGAGTCGCAGGACCTGGGCCAGATCACCATCGCCAGCTTCACCAATCCGGCGGGCCTGCAGGCGGCTTCCGACAACTTCCTGATGGAGACCAGCGCTTCGGGTCCCGCGCAGATCGGCATCGCCGGCGAAGAAGGCCGCGGCCACATCCGCCAGGGCATGCTGGAGGGCTCCAACGTCAACATCGTCGAAGAGATGGTGGACATGATCGAGACGCAGCGCGCCTACGAGATCAACTCCAAGATGATCTCCTCGGTCGACGAGATGCTGCGCAACGCGAACCAGACGCTGTGA
- a CDS encoding flagella basal body P-ring formation protein FlgA has product MSILLAILAAASAGYADLDTIDREVAGFTGAEIGQSGGALTGVDRRLRLQACRSPLALSWRTQNHESVVVQCGDPGSWRLFVPVKREVQALGGAPAINRGDGISIAVSGDGFTVAQPGEAMEAGAVGAWIRVRPINAKPNAEPMRAQVVRPGLVSLPLD; this is encoded by the coding sequence ATGAGCATCCTTCTCGCCATCCTCGCCGCCGCTTCGGCCGGCTATGCCGATCTGGACACGATCGACCGGGAGGTCGCGGGCTTCACCGGAGCCGAGATCGGCCAGAGCGGCGGCGCGCTGACCGGTGTCGACCGCCGCTTGCGGTTGCAGGCCTGCCGCTCGCCGCTGGCGCTGTCCTGGCGCACGCAGAACCACGAGAGCGTCGTCGTCCAGTGCGGCGATCCTGGCAGCTGGCGCTTGTTCGTGCCGGTCAAGCGCGAAGTCCAGGCGCTCGGCGGCGCGCCGGCGATCAACCGCGGCGATGGCATCTCGATCGCCGTCAGCGGCGATGGCTTCACCGTCGCGCAGCCTGGCGAGGCGATGGAGGCAGGGGCCGTGGGCGCCTGGATCCGCGTCCGCCCGATCAACGCCAAGCCCAATGCCGAGCCCATGCGCGCGCAGGTCGTGCGGCCCGGCCTGGTGTCGCTCCCGCTAGACTAG
- a CDS encoding flagellar biosynthesis anti-sigma factor FlgM codes for MPPIEVGAPRAIGAVSAEIARKSGADINPPAAAVPASATAAPSAAANAKPAVATNATLDPGEAPINTDRVAQIRKAVESGNYPLVPARIADAMIAAGMFLRSGNA; via the coding sequence ATGCCACCCATCGAAGTGGGTGCTCCCCGCGCGATCGGCGCGGTGAGTGCCGAGATTGCCCGCAAGTCGGGCGCCGACATCAACCCTCCCGCCGCCGCGGTGCCTGCATCTGCGACTGCCGCGCCCTCGGCAGCAGCCAACGCGAAGCCGGCGGTTGCCACCAACGCTACGCTCGATCCGGGCGAAGCGCCGATCAACACCGATCGGGTCGCGCAGATCCGCAAGGCGGTCGAAAGCGGCAATTACCCGCTGGTCCCGGCGCGCATTGCCGATGCCATGATCGCGGCGGGCATGTTCCTGAGGAGCGGTAACGCGTGA